The proteins below are encoded in one region of Triticum aestivum cultivar Chinese Spring chromosome 1B, IWGSC CS RefSeq v2.1, whole genome shotgun sequence:
- the LOC123130282 gene encoding diacylglycerol kinase 1, which yields MDWLKEQFKMFMFSLYSESPNPSEFWIPIAAYLTVGILSLLVLLYLFSLWRRKISVSWMKVIARSKRRNFERNQKVPTAEHIWSAESLLRAKGLRCCVCLESITPAQPLGTVITSDNMVHRCDVCGAAAHTICSSNSQRDCKCVSLLGWKHVVHQWTVLWTDIADQPEEAQYCSYCEEPCNGSFLGGPIYCCMWCQRLVHVDCHSSMSTETGDVCDLGPFRRLILSPLHVGAKNKPGGILSSITQGANELASTVRGHLRNRGKRQKCDKRLSSDSMAGESNDDSSSDTAPYSNQRAKELKTNVGSVQRHAENEHDSSESDCKEVISEPRRLHNDDTGGAKLKYVLTDLPADARPLLVFINKRSGAQRGDSLKHRLHFLLNPVQVFELSSSQGPEAGLSLFRKVPHFRILVCGGDGTVGWVLDAIDRQNYASPPPVAILPAGTGNDLSRVLSWGGGLGSVEKQGGLCTVLHDIEHAAVTILDRWKVTVEDKQAKNVLLVKYMNNYLGIGCDAKVALDIHNLRKENPDKFYSQFLNKVLYAREGAKSIIDRTFADLPWQVRLEVDGAEIDIPEDSEGVLIANIPSYMGGVDLWQNEEENLDNFDPQSIHDKMLEVVSISGTWHLGTLQVGLSRARRIAQGQSIKLRFSAPFPVQVDGEPWVQHSCTLKISHHGQAFMLKRAIESSLGHATAIVTDVLENAETSQVITPSQKRALLQEMALRLA from the exons ATGGACTGGTTGAAGGAACAATTTAAAATGTTTATGTTCAGTTTGTACAGTGAATCTCCTAATCCATCAGAATTCTGGATCCCCATTGCTGCATACCTCACTGTTGGTATACTCAGTCTTTTGGTGCTTTTGTACCTCTTCTCGCTGTGGAGGCGAAAGATCAGTGTAAGCTGGATGAAAGTGATCGCCCGGTCAAAAAGGAGAAACTTCGAAAGAAATCAAAAGGTCCCTACTGCTGAACATATATGGTCTGCAGAATCTCTACTTCGTGCAAAAGGACTGAGGTGCTGTGTGTGCCTAGAATCTATTACACCTGCTCAGCCCCTTGGGACAGTGATAACATCAGATAACATGGTTCACCGCTGCGATGTTTGTGGTGCCGCTGCGCACACGATCTGCTCTTCAAACTCTCAAAGGGACTGCAAATGTGTCTCATTGCTGGGTTGGAAGCATGTAGTCCATCAATGGACCGTGCTGTGGACCGATATAGCTGACCAGCCTGAAGAAGCTCAGTATTGTAGCTACTGTGAGGAGCCATGCAATGGGTCTTTTCTTGGAGGTCCAATATATTGCTGCATGTGGTGCCAACGGCTGGTGCATGTCGATTGCCACTCAAGCATGTCTACTGAGACAGGCGATGTTTGCGACCTCGGTCCATTCAGACGCCTAATTCTTTCCCCACTTCACGTTGGGGCCAAGAACAAGCCTGGTGGGATTTTAAGTTCTATAACTCAAGGTGCAAATGAGCTTGCGTCCACCGTGCGGGGACATCTTAGGAACCGAGGTAAAAGGCAGAAATGTGATAAAAGATTGTCTTCTGACTCTATGGCTGGTGAGAGCAACGATGATTCATCAAGCGATACCGCACCATATTCTAATCAGAGGGCCAAGGAATTAAAAACAAATGTTGGCAGTGTTCAGAGGCATGCTGAGAATGAACATGATAGTAGCGAGAGTGATTGTAAAGAGGTCATATCAGAACCGAGAAGACTCCATAATGATGACACAGGAGGAGCCAAACTCAAGTATGTGTTGACTGACCTGCCTGCTGATGCCAGACCTCTTCTAGTATTTATCAACAAGAGAAGTGGAGCTCAGCGTGGAGATTCTCTCAAGCACCGGCTACATTTCCTTTTGAACCCTGTGCAG GTGTTTGAGTTGAGTTCATCACAAGGGCCGGAGGCAGGATTGTCGTTGTTCCGGAAGGTACCACATTTTAGAATCCTTGTGTGTGGCGGCGATGGTACTGTTGGTTGGGTTCTTGATGCAATAGATAGACAAAATTATGCATCACCTCCGCCTGTTGCAATTCTTCCAGCTGGCACTGGCAATGATCTTTCAAGGGTTTTATCATGGGGAGGCGGTCTCGGTTCTGTTGAGAAGCAAGGTGGCCTCTGCACAGTTCTGCATGACATAGAGCATGCGGCAGTCACCATTCTAGACAGATGGAAGGTTACAGTAGAAGATAAGCAAGCAAAGAACGTGCTTTTGGTGAAGTACATGAATAATTATCTCG GTATCGGTTGCGATGCAAAGGTTGCACTGGACATTCATAATCTCCgcaaggaaaatccagacaagttCTACAGTCAG TTCCTAAACAAGGTGCTGTATGCAAGGGAAGGCGCGAAGAGTATCATCGATAGGACATTCGCGGACCTACCTTGGCAAGTCAGGCTAGAGGTTGACGGAGCTGAGATTGATATACCAGAG GATTCAGAAGGCGTCCTCATTGCGAACATCCCAAGCTATATGGGAGGGGTTGACCTGTGGCAAAACGAGGAGGAGAATCTCGACAACTTTGACCCACAGTCGATCCATGACAAGATGCTTGAAGTAGTTAGCATCAGTGGAACCTGGCACCTGGGGACACTTCAG GTCGGTCTTTCTCGTGCGCGGAGGATTGCTCAGGGCCAATCGATCAAGCTACGGTTCTCGGCGCCTTTCCCGGTTCAGGTGGACGGGGAACCTTGGGTCCAGCACTCGTGCACGCTGAAGATATCCCACCATGGACAG GCTTTCATGCTAAAGCGAGCAATCGAGTCGTCGCTTGGCCATGCCACCGCGATCGTCACGGATGTGCTTGAAAATGCCGAGACCAGTCAAGTGATCACGCCGTCGCAGAAGAGAGCCCTCCTACAAGAAATGGCCCTAAGGCTCGCGTAA